The following are encoded in a window of Oncorhynchus keta strain PuntledgeMale-10-30-2019 chromosome 10, Oket_V2, whole genome shotgun sequence genomic DNA:
- the LOC118388924 gene encoding proto-oncogene tyrosine-protein kinase Src-like isoform X2: MGVGKSKPKEPGQRSLSLDGTIGTGLDSMRHHLSPAQQTQTPNRSPAVGGMRRGHHPGHAPTNTPELALFGGVDHTGSIISPHRGPLAGGVTTFVALYDYESRTASDLTFKKGERLQIVNNTEGDWWLARSLTTGESGYIPSNYVAPSDSIQAEEWYFGKITRRNSERLLLSLQNRRGTFLVRESETTKGAYCLSVLDYDNTKGLNVKHYKIRKLDSGGFYITSRTQFSSLQQLVFHYRKHADGLCHCLTEVCPVLKPQTQGLARDAWEIPRESLHLDLKLGQGCFGEVWMGKWNGTTRVAIKTLKTGTMSPEAFLQEAQVMKKLRHEKLVQLYAVVSEEPIYIVTEYMTQGSLLDFLKGDTGKLLRLPQLVDMASQIAAGMAYVERMNYVHRDLRAANILVGDNLVCKVADFGLARLIEDNEYTARQGAKFPIKWTAPEAALYGRFTIKSDVWSFGVLLTELATKGRVPYPGMVNREVLEQVERGYRMPCPGECPSSMHELMLICWRKDAEERPTFEYLQGFLEDYFTSTEPQYQPGENL, translated from the exons ATGGGAGTCGGCAAGAGCAAGCCTAAGGAGCCGGGTCAGCGCTCACTGAGTCTGGATGGAACCATTGGAACAGGCTTGGACAGCATGCGCCACCACCTCAGCCCAGCCCAGCAGACTCAGACCCCCAACAGAAGTCCCGCCGTAGGGGGCATGAGGCGCGGCCACCACCCCGGGCATGCCCCCACCAACACCCCTGAGCTGGCACTGTTCGGCGGGGTGGACCACACGGGCAGCATCATCTCTCCTCACAGAGGACCACTGGCAG GAGGTGTCACTACATTTGTGGCGCTCTACGACTATGAGTCACGGACTGCCTCGGACCTGACGTTCAAGAAAGGCGAGCGGCTGCAGATCGTCAACAACAC GGAAGGGGACTGGTGGCTCGCTCGGTCTCTGACCACCGGAGAAAGCGGTTATATCCCCAGCAACTACGTGGCCCCCTCTGACTCCATCCAGGCAGAAGA GTGGTATTTTGGGAAGATAACTCGGCGCAACTCGGAGAGGCTCCTTCTGAGTTTACAGAACCGACGAGGAACCTTCCTGGTCCGAGAGAGCGAAACCACTAAAG GAGCCTATTGCCTGTCCGTGTTGGACTATGACAACACTAAAGGCCTCAACGTCAAACACTACAAGATACGCAAGCTAGACAGCGGAGGTTTCTATATCACCTCACGCACCCAGTTCAGCAGTCTGCAGCAGCTGGTCTTCCACTATCGCA AGCATGCAGACGGGCTGTGCCACTGTCTGACGGAGGTGTGTCCCGTGCTGAAGCCTCAGACCCAGGGCCTGGCCCGCGATGCCTGGGAAATCCCACGGGAATCGCTCCACCTCGACCTCAAACTGGGCCAGGGCTGTTTTGGAGAGGTCTGGATGG GGAAGTGGAACGGTACAACGCGGGTGGCCATcaagaccctgaagacaggcaCCATGTCCCCAGAGGCCTTCCTCCAGGAGGCGCAGGTCATGAAGAAGCTGAGACACGAGAAACTGGTGCAGCTCTACGCTGTGGTGTCTGAGGAACCCATCTACATCGTCACTGAATACATGACCCAAG GTAGCCTGTTGGACTTCCTCAAAGGTGACACGGGCAAGCTGCTACGTCTACCCCAGCTAGTGGATATGGCATCTCAG ATTGCAGCAGGGATGGCATACGTAGAGAGGATGAACTACGTCCACAGAGACCTCAGGGCTGCCAACATCCTCGTAGGAGACAACCTGGTGTGTAAAGTGGCCGACTTCGGCCTGGCCCGCCTCATAGAGGACAACGAGTACACTGCCAGACAAG GAGCCAAGTTCCCCATTAAGTGGACGGCGCCAGAGGCTGCCCTCTACGGCCGCTTCACCATCAAGTCAGATGTCTGGTCATTTGGGGTCCTGCTCACTGAACTCGCCACCAAAGGCAGAGTACCATATCCAG GCATGGTGAACCGGGAGGTGCTGGAGCAGGTGGAGCGCGGATACCGGATGCCCTGTCCCGGCGAGTGCCCGAGCTCAATGCACGAGCTCATGCTCATCTGCTGGAGGAAGGATGCCGAGGAGAGGCCCACCTTCGAGTACCTCCAGGGCTTCCTGGAAGATTACTTTACCTCCACcgagccccagtaccagcctggGGAGAACCTATAG
- the LOC118388924 gene encoding proto-oncogene tyrosine-protein kinase Src-like isoform X1, with amino-acid sequence MGVGKSKPKEPGQRSLSLDGTIGTGLDSMRHHLSPAQQTQTPNRSPAVGGMRRGHHPGHAPTNTPELALFGGVDHTGSIISPHRGPLAGGVTTFVALYDYESRTASDLTFKKGERLQIVNNTRKYSFREGDWWLARSLTTGESGYIPSNYVAPSDSIQAEEWYFGKITRRNSERLLLSLQNRRGTFLVRESETTKGAYCLSVLDYDNTKGLNVKHYKIRKLDSGGFYITSRTQFSSLQQLVFHYRKHADGLCHCLTEVCPVLKPQTQGLARDAWEIPRESLHLDLKLGQGCFGEVWMGKWNGTTRVAIKTLKTGTMSPEAFLQEAQVMKKLRHEKLVQLYAVVSEEPIYIVTEYMTQGSLLDFLKGDTGKLLRLPQLVDMASQIAAGMAYVERMNYVHRDLRAANILVGDNLVCKVADFGLARLIEDNEYTARQGAKFPIKWTAPEAALYGRFTIKSDVWSFGVLLTELATKGRVPYPGMVNREVLEQVERGYRMPCPGECPSSMHELMLICWRKDAEERPTFEYLQGFLEDYFTSTEPQYQPGENL; translated from the exons ATGGGAGTCGGCAAGAGCAAGCCTAAGGAGCCGGGTCAGCGCTCACTGAGTCTGGATGGAACCATTGGAACAGGCTTGGACAGCATGCGCCACCACCTCAGCCCAGCCCAGCAGACTCAGACCCCCAACAGAAGTCCCGCCGTAGGGGGCATGAGGCGCGGCCACCACCCCGGGCATGCCCCCACCAACACCCCTGAGCTGGCACTGTTCGGCGGGGTGGACCACACGGGCAGCATCATCTCTCCTCACAGAGGACCACTGGCAG GAGGTGTCACTACATTTGTGGCGCTCTACGACTATGAGTCACGGACTGCCTCGGACCTGACGTTCAAGAAAGGCGAGCGGCTGCAGATCGTCAACAACAC GAGAAAGTACAGCTTCAG GGAAGGGGACTGGTGGCTCGCTCGGTCTCTGACCACCGGAGAAAGCGGTTATATCCCCAGCAACTACGTGGCCCCCTCTGACTCCATCCAGGCAGAAGA GTGGTATTTTGGGAAGATAACTCGGCGCAACTCGGAGAGGCTCCTTCTGAGTTTACAGAACCGACGAGGAACCTTCCTGGTCCGAGAGAGCGAAACCACTAAAG GAGCCTATTGCCTGTCCGTGTTGGACTATGACAACACTAAAGGCCTCAACGTCAAACACTACAAGATACGCAAGCTAGACAGCGGAGGTTTCTATATCACCTCACGCACCCAGTTCAGCAGTCTGCAGCAGCTGGTCTTCCACTATCGCA AGCATGCAGACGGGCTGTGCCACTGTCTGACGGAGGTGTGTCCCGTGCTGAAGCCTCAGACCCAGGGCCTGGCCCGCGATGCCTGGGAAATCCCACGGGAATCGCTCCACCTCGACCTCAAACTGGGCCAGGGCTGTTTTGGAGAGGTCTGGATGG GGAAGTGGAACGGTACAACGCGGGTGGCCATcaagaccctgaagacaggcaCCATGTCCCCAGAGGCCTTCCTCCAGGAGGCGCAGGTCATGAAGAAGCTGAGACACGAGAAACTGGTGCAGCTCTACGCTGTGGTGTCTGAGGAACCCATCTACATCGTCACTGAATACATGACCCAAG GTAGCCTGTTGGACTTCCTCAAAGGTGACACGGGCAAGCTGCTACGTCTACCCCAGCTAGTGGATATGGCATCTCAG ATTGCAGCAGGGATGGCATACGTAGAGAGGATGAACTACGTCCACAGAGACCTCAGGGCTGCCAACATCCTCGTAGGAGACAACCTGGTGTGTAAAGTGGCCGACTTCGGCCTGGCCCGCCTCATAGAGGACAACGAGTACACTGCCAGACAAG GAGCCAAGTTCCCCATTAAGTGGACGGCGCCAGAGGCTGCCCTCTACGGCCGCTTCACCATCAAGTCAGATGTCTGGTCATTTGGGGTCCTGCTCACTGAACTCGCCACCAAAGGCAGAGTACCATATCCAG GCATGGTGAACCGGGAGGTGCTGGAGCAGGTGGAGCGCGGATACCGGATGCCCTGTCCCGGCGAGTGCCCGAGCTCAATGCACGAGCTCATGCTCATCTGCTGGAGGAAGGATGCCGAGGAGAGGCCCACCTTCGAGTACCTCCAGGGCTTCCTGGAAGATTACTTTACCTCCACcgagccccagtaccagcctggGGAGAACCTATAG
- the manbal gene encoding protein MANBAL: MSAELDLSPPEVPEPTLLESLLRYGLFLGAIFQLICILAVIIPTSKGHEQEETEPSDMKAGDQNKKSKGPAPQIRQKLKKESKKKR, translated from the exons ATGTCCGCGGAACTGGACCTTTCGCCCCCAGAGGTACCTGAACCCACTTTGCTTGAGAGTCTCCTGCGCTATGGACTCTTTCTGGGAGCTATTTTCCAACTCATCTGCATCTTGGCTGTCATAATACCGACCTCCAAGGGGCATGAACAG GAGGAGACTGAGCCAAGTGACATGAAGGCTGGTGACCAGAATAAGAAGTCAAAAGGACCTGCGCCTCAGATTCGCCAGAAACTAAAGAAAGAGAGCAAGAAGAAGCGATAG